The Oncorhynchus clarkii lewisi isolate Uvic-CL-2024 chromosome 20, UVic_Ocla_1.0, whole genome shotgun sequence nucleotide sequence GTCATTTATTTAATTTGTTTGTCTTAGACAATACCGTGGTGCCTGGCTTCTTCCTGGGGTGGATTCTAGACACAAACAGAATGACTATGCCTGTGTCTCATTGCAGCAGAACCGTATCCCGTGAACTGAATCCCTCTCTAGGGACGAGACTTTATGCTGGACTTCAAGCAGATGACTCATGAGGAGCTGAATGGCAGTTTGATCATAACAACACTCCTCCCACAGCTTTACACGTATTCCCTGATCATGCTGTATGTTTCTTTGTGAATAGTAATTTCGTTCATGACCACCAGCTCTCTTAGCTAcagattgttacaccagataatgtgatttaacCAAAAATGTTGGTATCCATTACTCGAAATTACAGGATAAATACTGTTTGCTGTAGCACAGAGAATTTTCTACCAACCTTAGCGATGCCGTCTTCATCCTCGATTCGGGGAAACATAAAATGTACGTGTCCAGTTGCAGGGGGTCAGTTTGAATTTGGAAAATGCTCCATTACTCTTTTTGCtccatttaattaaaaaaaaagttttatttaacctttattttactgcTCCATTTaagtaatccaacaatgtgtaCAATGTCATCTTGTTATTTCAAGTCTTCTCTCATTGATCGAGACAGGTATCTGTCATCATGGGGGCACCGAGTGGCTCAgcagtctgaggcactgcatctcagcgctagaggtGCCATTACAGACCctagttcgattccaggctgtatcacattcaGCTGTgagtgggagtcccatagggcggcacacaattggcccagtgttgtctggggtaggccgtcattgtaaataagaatttgttcttaacggacttgcctagaaAAAATGTTTAAATCATGACAcagcactttggggtggacactcACCGGTCTCGACCAATGAGAGAAgacttgaaatagacaagatATTGGTAAATGACATTATCTGTTGTAACAATCTGTAGCTACAGTTCTCTGCACTTGTGTGTCTCTACACATGAGACACAGTGAAGTGTATTACACTGTTCATACAACAAATGTATGTTTCATTTACCATATAACGTTGTTGTTAAATACCCAGTTCTCTAGAGTTAGCATTAAATAGTGTACACTCCCCTGTATTTTAGATTTGGACAAATAAACATTCTTCAGATATCATAATGTCTAACATTTGTTTGATACTCCAGAGCCCTGTACAGGTTAAAGAAATATATTCTGTGAATCCATAAAGACAGACAAATTTCGAAGATTGATAGAAAATATCCATATTTATTTGATGGTGGTTCTACACGGTCTTATGCTGAGCAATACTGGCatagtttacacaggcagcccaattctgatctttttcccaTTAATTGGTCttaatcacatcagatatttttcagaacCGATCtaattggtcaaaataccaattagtcaaaaaaaatatcagaatttggCTGCTTGTGTAAACGCAGCGATAGTCCTTTATCCGGCTTCGGTACACTGGCAATGATGTTTGGCATGCTGGGCTGTGGAAGCTGAGACTCTTTGTGCTTATGGCGAATGGTCTTGTCCTGTCTGCGGTGAACGGCCAGCTGGATAACACTCTACCGAATGCGGTGTAGGTCTTCTTAACCACCAACTTTTTTGGACCTCTTGCAGAAAATTTGCTGGTACTGCATGTCTCCTGGAAAGAAATGGTTGTGGTGTTagtattttacacattttgtgtaAGGGACGTAGGGCAACACATCTCTGTTGGTAAAGCTGTCAACCAAATGGGACTAGCTAGCGTATTGTTTAGGGACAAGGACATTGGGAGCGGCTTTTGAGAGGAAAGATCAGTCAACAAAGTGAATGGGCTGGGTGGCTGAAGGTGTGAAAAGTCTTAGGAGTGCAGTTCTTACACAGTATGAATTGTCATGTATGTTAGAGGATAAATGGCACCTCAATCGCTCTCATATACAACAACACATTTACTGTCTAAGCCAACATTTACTGTCTAAGCCAACATTTACTGTCTAACCCAGCGTTTctcaaactcagtcctggggaccccaaggggtccACATTTTGGTTTTATGCCctagctgattcaaataatcaaagcttgatgaagagttcattatttgaatcagctgtgtagtgctagggcaaaaaccaaaacgtgcaccccttggggtacCCAAGTTTGGGAAATGCTGGTCTAAGCACAACCCCAAAAAACTTGCCTCAGTTAAAAGTACTGTCTTTAAACCTCCCCCAGCCCATTGACTTAGACAGATCATTCTTGTCAATAGTAGCACTTTGCAGGGGCTTTTTGTAGACATGTCTTTTTATTGTGTtttgagaatctgcagagaagaatgtggtGCTGTCATTACTGTTGGAGTCTTGATTTTACACCTTTCAGTGTCCCCTGCTGGTTTCTGTCCCACAATCTTGTGCTCCATAATCGCAATGTGTGCCCGCTCCCTCATGCTTTTGTACCCAAAATGCCGCCGCTTTGGGGTATTTTTCAGCAGGTTGTGTGGAATGACTCCAGATAACCTGAGTATTAAATTGATTACATGGTCTGAAAGGTGCTCTGTGGTCCCACAGACGTTCTGAGATTGCTGGATGTTGTTCGTTTGAAGTACACAATGCCATCGTCCAAGTTTGTGAGCATGCCCCATCTACCTTAGTGGGCAGTATCTGCATTCGCTATTAATGGCGGACTTTGTGGTTCATTATGAGCAGACGAATATACAGGAAGTCAAAACTTCACGATTCTACCAGTGAAATGAAAATGTGCTAGTTCTAGCTTGCGGTTTGGATAATGTTTAAGATAAAAATGTCATGTTTTTAATATAGTAATGACTATGCCGTGGCAGAGCAagggtgaaattcccctttaaaCTTGAAAAGCTGGTGAATGGCAAGTTGAACGGTTGCTTCCTGGGCTTAAGGAGAATCGCCATATTCCATGTATCCTGTAAAGCCATATTCTGGTTCAGATCGTAGTCAGATATGACTGTATTGCGCAGCAGAGCATGAGCAAATGGCTCAGCTTCAAAATGTTAGTGATCAATTTAGTGATACCCGAGCCCTGCCCGTACCTTAGTTATGGATTAAAAACAGGCCTTACCCACCCCTAACATGAAGTTTAATGTCGGGTAGCAGAACTCCACTTTGCAGCATGAATGGAGAATATTTTATGTACAAACCAGTCCATGGGGGATATgagcacagatagaacaatgagacagatatttcaccggatgtataaatgtgaagcatccactTGGCGTTTCccctcactaccaaatatggttgAGTGGAAGCCCACTGGccagcagtgggagaagatggaacaagatggattttggccgacattcccCAAATTTtgtcatcgatgaaacatttgatctcaatacagttctgTTCTCAAAACTAGAATATGTTATGAACAGTgtactaagttttgtagactttactctttgcaaaactttttttaaatgccattgtttgttctgcccactatgactaatttgttcccGTTGGAAACGGCAGGCTGTGGTCCATCTTGTGTATAGCCAGTTGCATAGATTCCATTTGGACGGTAAGATGAAACGACTCAATATCGCTAGTGAACGCGTTATTATTGTATTAGACTCACTTTAAGTATAATTGATTGTTTTCCTCCTCATTATCAATAATATACTTATTTGTCATTTGAAATATTATTATAATACCGAATACAGCATTCATTAACGTTGCATTAATTAACACGGTGTGCaaaagctgtttttttttttccatCTCGATCTCGGACCATGTTTATTAAGACCGGTTTCCATCGGAGGTAAATAAAGAACGAACCAAGCTACTTCCtgttttgatattttttttgGAGGGGCCGTTTCGTTTCGCTATCGTAGCTAGGATAGATACAAGCCAGATAGATATCTGCAATGAAACGCTATCACTTTACTAACATGTAGGCTGTTAAAAAACACGACTGATACAACTAGCGATACCGATATAACTACCGTTGTGCTTTGGAGGTTCTAACTGTTTTTGTGCTTGTGGGATATGGCACTGAGTTCTGGCGGTTGGGGTAAACCGCCTGTGCCAGCCCCGTCCCAGTCTGTACATGGCGGGCCCGCGCTGGCTAACTGCAATACCGTTTTGATGTCGGTACGGGTGTCGGTTTGCCATTCGGGTATTCGACCGCTTTGCCTCCCTGGAGCTGGCGATGAGGCTCTCCGTCTTCAACTTAGCATGGACCCCAGCAAAGCTGGAGAGTTTCGGCTAGCACTGAGGGACATTAGCGGAAGCGGCCGTAGTGTGGTAAGATACATACACTGCTCTGTAAcgtctagatctactgtatctcgACCCCTGATGTAATGCCATGTAATACATTTCATGCGTTGACATGAGAAATTGCACACGTTTGTTTGTTGGAGCAATATCTTTTTACAGAAAATACAGTAGTCACTGAATTGGAATCTTGTTTAATCAAATACTACAGTAATCCCATTGGTGGGAACCGATGTCTTGTGGTGATTACAGTTTACTTATCTGTCCTTGTGTTTGTCTGTACAAGGGAAGACAAGATTTTCTTTATGGAAGATTATTCCAGCATGTAAACAACTAAACATCAAAGTTAGCACATTGCCACTGGGGTTACAGTTTGTCCCTCTAAGGTGAAGTAGGTCCATATCCACGAAGTCCACAAAGATAAGAGATCTAAGCAAATTATTCTCTTCATTTCTTTCTCCCAGTTCATTGCTGAGTTTGACCTGCGCTCTGTGCAGTATGAGGTCAAGTCCCCATGCCTTCACGAAATGCGCTTGGCCACGCCCCCCCATGACTGTATCCGCTTCAACTTCCGCTGTAACCTGGAGGCTGAGCAGTGGGCCACTGTGGTGATGTCATCACTAAGAGAGGCACACAGAGGTCAGAGGGCATGGCAGTCTTTTTCCTCTTGTCTGCTTGTTTAGATGCATTCATGCCATTGTGTATTAGAAGTGTCTTCCTAGTATACCATACTATGGCTAGCACAATTGACCATTCTCTCCCTCACTGCAGTTGCTGTAAATAGTTCCCCACATCCTATGGATGACCGACAGCAGCACGAAGCAGCAGCTCTAGAACAGCGCAGCACAGCCTCCTTACCACTCACTGGTGAGTACCCTCACCACACgattcccccactctctctttctaccaCATTTGCAAGACTACACAGGGTACATTTTTCTGTGTGCGAGtgaacctgttctctctctgaagAGGAGCTGTGCTTGGAGCTTGCCCGGGCGATCGAGGCAGGTGACAGCCAGGGTGCTGCTCAGCACGCGTCTGCTCTAGCTCGTCAGAAGGCAGTGCTCACTATCCAACTGTCTGAGAAGAGTTACGCCGAAGGAGAGATAAGGTGAGAAATAACAGGCAGTAGCTTGGGAGTAGTCCAAAAGAACATGGATAATTTGTGCTAATGAAGTTTCATGTCTCTTGCAGTTTGTCTGTGGCAGTGGAAGACATCTCCTCTTCCTGTTGCGTCACAGTGAAAGTTTTTCCCCACATGACTGTCGCAGCACTCAAGCAGCAGGTCAGATACATTTCTGTCTCTGTTTGCTAGAGTACTTGGGCTACATTCGGCAAATGAAACTGTCCACaaatctttctctcctctgtcattgCTCTCTCAGGTGTTTTTGGAGTATGGCTTTCACCCTCGCGTGCAGCGCTGGGTGATTGGACAATGCCTGTGCACAGAGCCTAGGTCCCTGGCCTCGTATGGGGTCCAGAGGGATGGGGATACGGCCTACCTTTACTTGGTCTCAGCCCGCCATGCCCGCCTCACCCGCCAGCTATTCCAGCAGGACCAGGAGGGtgcccacctcaccccacctccgCCTACCAGCAACGGGCCTCTTTCCCAGGACTGGAGGGGCTACAGCACCCTGCCCTCCAGGCTCAGCCACAACACCCAGGGTAAGTTTACCTCTTGGCATGCACTTGCGCACATGCTCACGCATGACTGAACTCCTTTTTCATTGTTGTGCTTGGCTGTAGGGAGCACCGGAAGTGGGGCCGAGAGGTTGGGTACGAGCGAGATCCGAGACGCCCTCAACCTGGAGACGCTGCATCTTAAAGATAAACCTGATAAGCCCAGCAAAGCCAGTAAAACACAGGTCAACCCCGATGTTTAAATTTGTGATTGACTGTTTTTACGCAAGATTGTCGAGTTGAGCACCTACTCTTCCTTTACTTGATAGTTCCATGTAGCTGGTATACCGCTGAACATCACTGGTTGATACACTAATAGAAAGTTCTTACTCTCACACATCCTCTCTGTCCTTCTGATCTGCAGACCGAATGGGCGTGTCCCTCCTGCACCTTCATCAACAAGCCTACCCGACCAGGCTGTGAGATCTGCAGTACAGCCAGACCTGATTCACGCAAGCACAGCCGCATACAACAGGTACTGTATCTATGGCATGCCTACAGACAGATGGCGCACATCACCGTTTATTCTCCCTTTAGTAAACTACAGTATTTTCTTTATTCTCATCTGTGTGATAAAGGAgaaaggaagaagagaggagcagaTCAGTGCATTGAGCAGTTAACTGCCTCAACCGTAACCTATACAATAACCTGGAAGACTGATCACTCACACACCAACTTAGAGCTACaaacccaccaccactactgacATACTATGATGACAAACCTCTGGACGCTGCAGCACAGACATGGAACTCCACTTGCTGAGGCTCACAAAAGGAACTACCTGTATAGTCAATGAGCTGGCTTTTGACTCTGTGGACATGAGTCAGCATCCTTTGCCTTGTGGCAGACtttaccatttatttattttacataagggatgggggggggggggactagtcCAATATTTATTTTAGAGGGGTGGGTGGtgcttctctcatccctctaccTGATATATCTCAGATGagataatattatatatatttgaaGTTGGCCAACTGTGAAAGTTGATACTTTGAAAGCTGAAAAAAGCTGTTTttaaaaccagggcctgtattcaaacagtctcagagtaggagtgctggctgtcccaaccccccaaaaaaatattggTTGACCGAAAGTAgtctgttcttttgaccaatcgattggtaaaaaaagaaaaaaatcaatttatagacacaccctatgtgttttaataaaatcaactatttTCACTGAGCTTGTCTGCTGCTTTTAATGGCGCTGCCAGGTAGCCTTGGTCGACTTCTTTGTGTAATCAGGTGCATGTCTTTACTCAACATTGAGTGCTCCAAACAAAAAGACTGAGTAAATTGACAACTaaaaaatggaatgaaataaaccaaaacttgtttctcacaagtgtagcataggttgtgcgCTCTGCAAACAGTGTCCACTTTGACAATGAGAACAGTAAAAGACTAATAATAATGAATGTATTCACAGAAACTACCGTAAATACATTTacggtaaatgtactactggtgatacgGGTGTGCCATCCTCGCGGCCTCCAATGGATCTGTACATTGAGACAGGCGCGAATCAGACGGGTCTTGTGTGCCATAAAAAAATACGTTTGACTGCTCGACTAAAATCTTGGTCgcccaaacaatcgaccagttgaCTAAATGGGGTGAGCCCTAATCAGATTAGATCATAATTAAATCAAcatgggggacctgatcctagatcagcactcctactctgagacaatGAGGGGATTTGATTAATGCCCCGGTGAACCAGGTAAGAGTTGATTGCGTTCGTGTTGGAACCAAGCGATGTGCCCTGCTTTTGACAGTGAAGTCAGCTCAAAGCAACCATGATGTAGGTTAAGCAGGTGGGGTGATGAGTAGGCttctgtgttttcacatgcaaacAT carries:
- the LOC139376153 gene encoding ranBP-type and C3HC4-type zinc finger-containing protein 1-like, with the translated sequence MALSSGGWGKPPVPAPSQSVHGGPALANCNTVLMSVRVSVCHSGIRPLCLPGAGDEALRLQLSMDPSKAGEFRLALRDISGSGRSVFIAEFDLRSVQYEVKSPCLHEMRLATPPHDCIRFNFRCNLEAEQWATVVMSSLREAHRVAVNSSPHPMDDRQQHEAAALEQRSTASLPLTEELCLELARAIEAGDSQGAAQHASALARQKAVLTIQLSEKSYAEGEISLSVAVEDISSSCCVTVKVFPHMTVAALKQQVFLEYGFHPRVQRWVIGQCLCTEPRSLASYGVQRDGDTAYLYLVSARHARLTRQLFQQDQEGAHLTPPPPTSNGPLSQDWRGYSTLPSRLSHNTQGSTGSGAERLGTSEIRDALNLETLHLKDKPDKPSKASKTQTEWACPSCTFINKPTRPGCEICSTARPDSRKHSRIQQEKGRREEQISALSS